One window of the Danaus plexippus chromosome 25, MEX_DaPlex, whole genome shotgun sequence genome contains the following:
- the LOC116775156 gene encoding ceramide glucosyltransferase encodes MMPMVYTVYGFAIFFMIAWICLWLIHIMALSYSKWKLHRTVDRSPPEQPYLGVSILKPLSGVDPNLFSNLETFFSLDYPTYELLFCVENDHDPAVMLVNSLMHKFPQVDAKLFVGGLRVGVNPKINNMQPAYLAAKYPLILVSDSGIRMREDTLLDMVQHMKEDVAIVHQMPFCCDADGFASVYEKVYFGTAQARMYMSADFLGINCHVGMSSLVRRCALEETGGLAAFGEYLAEDYFMAKAVVCRGWRMRVASLPALQNTGSKSVGALQARLKRWARLRIAMVPTTALLEPLSECLPLGAGAAWAAGELFGAEPLPFFLVHVLVWFLSDWLMLRTVQNGSPPFTKVEFLLGWVWSEVCAPFVLAAALLNPEISWRTRSYRLDWGGRAHELKPKLKF; translated from the coding sequence atgatGCCTATGGTGTACACAGTATATGGTTTtgccatattttttatgatcgCGTGGATTTGTTTGTGGCTAATACACATTATGGCTCTGTCATATTCCAAGTGGAAATTACATCGGACTGTGGACCGGTCTCCGCCGGAACAACCGTACCTCGGCGTTTCTATCTTGAAGCCGCTATCTGGTGTCGACCCTAACCTGTTCTCTAACTTGGAAACGTTTTTTTCGTTAGACTATCCAACATACGAACTTCTATTCTGTGTGGAAAACGACCATGACCCGGCCGTGATGCTCGTTAACAGCTTAATGCACAAGTTTCCTCAAGTGGACGCGAAGTTATTCGTCGGTGGATTGAGAGTCGGTGTCAACcctaaaattaacaatatgcAGCCGGCATATTTGGCGGCAAAATATCCCTTAATACTAGTGAGTGATTCCGGTATACGTATGCGAGAAGATACACTTTTAGACATGGTCCAGCATATGAAAGAAGACGTCGCCATCGTACACCAGATGCCATTCTGTTGTGACGCTGACGGTTTCGCGTCTGTTTACGAGAAGGTCTACTTCGGGACGGCGCAGGCGCGAATGTATATGAGTGCGGATTTCCTGGGCATCAATTGTCATGTGGGCATGTCGTCCCTGGTGCGACGATGTGCGCTGGAGGAGACGGGTGGGCTGGCAGCTTTCGGCGAATACCTAGCGGAAGATTACTTTATGGCTAAAGCCGTCGTTTGCCGCGGCTGGCGAATGCGGGTCGCGTCACTGCCTGCTCTCCAGAACACCGGTTCCAAGTCAGTGGGGGCGCTCCAAGCGCGTCTCAAGCGCTGGGCGCGACTTCGCATAGCCATGGTCCCGACGACAGCGCTGCTGGAACCTCTCAGCGAGTGCCTGCCGCTGGGAGCAGGCGCGGCGTGGGCCGCTGGTGAACTGTTCGGCGCGGAGCCGCTTCCGTTCTTCCTAGTGCATGTGTTAGTGTGGTTTCTATCGGATTGGTTGATGTTGCGTACAGTGCAGAACGGCTCGCCGCCGTTCACAAAAGTTGAGTTTCTGCTGGGGTGGGTGTGGAGCGAGGTGTGCGCTCCGTTCGTACTGGCGGCCGCGTTGCTGAACCCCGAAATCTCGTGGCGGACTCGCAGCTACCGGCTGGACTGGGGCGGCCGCGCCCACGAGCTCAAACCCAAACTCAAGTTCTGA